A single Panthera tigris isolate Pti1 chromosome A3, P.tigris_Pti1_mat1.1, whole genome shotgun sequence DNA region contains:
- the MATN3 gene encoding matrilin-3, with product MLRHLPGLLLLLWPLLLLPPPTPAAPGPLARPGSRRLGMRGPAGSPGRRPAPAAPTGAPYSGTGQPGGARGAGVCKSKPLDLVFIIDSSRSVRPLEFTKVKTFVSQIIDTLDIGAADTRVAVVNYASTVKIEFHLQTHSDKQSLKRAVARITPLSTGTMSGLAIQTAMDEAFTVEAGARGPTSNIPKVAIIVTDGRPQDQVNEVAARARASGIELYAVGVDRADMESLKMIASEPLDEHVFYVETYGVIEKLSSRFQETFCALDPCALGTHQCQHVCISDGEGRYHCECSQGYSLNADMKTCSATNKCALNTHGCEHICVNDRTGSYHCECYEGYTLNEDKKTCSAQDQCAFGTHGCQHICVNDRGGSHHCECYEGYTLNADNKTCSVLSKCALGSHGCQHICVDDGAAAYHCECYAGYTLNEDRKTCSAIQEARRLISTEDACGCEATLAFQDKVNSYLQRLNAKLDDILGKLQENESGQIHH from the exons ATGCTGCGCCACCTCCCGGGACTGCTCCTGCTGCTCtggccgctgctgctgctgccgccgccgacccccgccgcccccggccccctgGCCCGCCCGGGCTCGCGGAGGCTGGGGATGCGCGGCCCAGCGGGCAGCCCCGGGCGCCGCCCTGCCCCCGCTGCCCCCACCGGCGCGCCCTATTCCGGGACCGGCCAGCCCGGCGGGGCCCGCGGCGCAG GTGTTTGCAAGAGCAAGCCCTTGGACTTGGTGTTCATCATTGATAGCTCTCGCAGTGTGCGGCCCCTGGAGTTCACCAAGGTGAAAACCTTTGTCTCCCAGATAATCGACACTCTGGACATTGGGGCAGCGGACACACGGGTGGCGGTGGTGAACTATGCTAGCACCGTGAAGATTGAGTTCCATCTCCAGACCCACTCGGATAAGCAGTCGCTGAAGCGGGCTGTGGCCAGGATCACACCCTTGTCTACAGGCACCATGTCGGGTCTGGCTATCCAGACAGCGATGGATGAGGCCTTCACGGTGGAGGCAGGAGCCCGGGGGCCCACATCCAACATCCCTAAGGTGGCCATCATTGTGACAGACGGAAGACCTCAGGACCAGGTGAATGAGGTGGCCGCTCGGGCCCGGGCATCTGGTATTGAGCTCTATGCCGTGGGCGTGGACCGGGCAGACATGGAGTCCCTCAAGATGATCGCCAGTGAGCCCCTAGATGAGCATGTTTTCTATGTGGAGACCTATGGGGTCATCGAGAAACTTTCCTCTAGATTCCAGGAGACCTTTTGTG CCCTGGACCCGTGTGCACTTGGCACACACCAGTGCCAGCACGTGTGCATCAGTGATGGGGAAGGCAGATACCACTGTGAGTGTAGCCAAGGATATTCCCTGAACGCCGATATGAAGACATGCTCAG CTACCAATAAGTGTGCTCTTAACACTCATGGATGTGAACACATCTGTGTGAATGATAGAACTGGCTCTTATCACTGTGAGTGCTATGAAGGTTACACCTTGAATGAAGACAAGAAAACATGTTCAG CTCAAGATCAATGTGCTTTTGGTACACATGGCTGTCAGCACATTTGTGTGAATGACAGAGGTGGGTCTCATCACTGTGAATGCTACGAAGGCTACACTCTGAACGCAGATAATAAAACGTGTTCCG TTCTCAGCAAGTGTGCTCTGGGCTCTCACGGCTGCCAGCACATCTGTGTGGACGACGGGGCAGCGGCCTATCACTGCGAGTGTTATGCCGGCTACACCTTGAATGAAGACAGGAAGACGTGCTCAG CCATTCAAGAAGCACGAAGACTCATCTCCACAGAAGATGCTTGTGGATGTGAAGCCACTCTGGCATTCCAGGATAAGGTCAACTCCTATCTGCAGAGACTGAACGCCAAAC